A single genomic interval of Acidovorax sp. 1608163 harbors:
- the glnK gene encoding P-II family nitrogen regulator, whose translation MKMVTAIIKPFKLDEVREALSDMGVQGITVTEVKGFGRQKGHTELYRGAEYVVDFLPKVKIEAAVADDLVDRVIEAIEGAARTGKIGDGKIFVTHLEQVVRIRTGETGKEAL comes from the coding sequence ATGAAAATGGTGACAGCCATCATCAAACCCTTCAAGCTCGACGAGGTGCGTGAAGCCCTGTCGGACATGGGGGTGCAAGGCATTACGGTGACCGAGGTCAAGGGCTTTGGGCGCCAAAAGGGCCACACCGAGCTGTACCGTGGCGCTGAATACGTCGTGGACTTTCTCCCCAAGGTCAAGATCGAAGCCGCTGTGGCCGACGACCTGGTGGACCGCGTGATCGAAGCCATCGAAGGCGCTGCACGCACCGGCAAGATCGGTGACGGCAAGATCTTTGTGACCCACCTGGAGCAGGTGGTGCGCATCCGCACGGGCGAAACCGGCAAGGAAGCCCTGTAA